GCCGATGTGTTGTGGCCCATCAGGCAATCCCTAGAACGCCACCGCTCATCCGGCAATTAGCAAGCAAGCTAATTATTCCATTTGACATTCGCTGCCTAAGCAGTAACATCTGGTCATACTTTCACTGCCTAGGCAGTAATAAGGTGACTTCCCAATGAAACACTTCACCCCCGACAACTTCCACAACTGCCACCTCGGCCTGTTGCTGGGCCGCGCCGCATTGCTCAAAGACCGCATCATCGACACCCACATGGAGCCGTACGGCATCACCGCCGCGCAGTTCAAGGTGTTGGTGATCATGGCGCTCTACGGCATCGACACCCCGGCCGAGCTGTGTCGCCACCTGTCGCTGGACAGCGGCTCGATGACGCGCATGCTCGACCGCCTGGAGCAAAGGGCCTGCTTGAACGCCAACGCACCGCCCAGGACCGTCGCCAGGTTCAGCTCGTATTGACGGCCGAAGGCCAGAAACTCGCGGACACCTTGCCCCACGTCGGCACCGACGCCTTGAACCAATTGGCGGGCTCCCTGGAATCCGGCGAGCTGGAAGCCCTGGAACGGATTCTCAAGAAAATTCTGATAGCCGCAGGTGACTCGATCACGCTGTTGCGGGTAGGTAAATGATGAACACACGCGCACTTAGCCTCGTGTTGGTGGCCATGAGCATGGCCGGTTGCGCCAATTTCAGTGGTCTCGACACCCAGGGCCAGCGCCTCGATGCCAATACCCTGCAAACCGGCAAGTCGTTGAGCGGCGTAACCTTGTCGCAGGCTGCCTGGCCCACCGCTGACTGGTGGAAAAGCCTCGGCGACCCACAACTTGACGGCCTGATCCAGGAAGCCCTGCAGAACAGCCCCGACATGCAAGTAGCCAGCGCCCGCGCCCACCAGGCCGAAGCTGCGGCCTTTGCCGCCGACGCCGCGCGCATGCCGACCCTGGACGCCAGCGCCGGTATCAGCCGATCGCGCCTGGCCAAGGACCAAGACCCGCTGGGGCAGGGCGATGCCTACGCCACCGTGCGTAATATCGGCGCCAGCTTCAATTACAACTTCGACCTGTGGGGTGGCCAGCGCGCCGCCTGGGAAGCCGCGCTGGGCCAGGCCCGCGCCGCCGAAGTCGACCAACAGGCCGCCTGCCTGACCCTGGCCGCCAACGTGGCCAAGGCCTACAGCGACCTGGGCCAGGCGCATATCGTGCGTGACCTGGCCAGCGATGACCTCAAGCGCACCCGCCAGATGCTCGACCTGGGCAAGCGTCGCTTGAGCTCGGGCATTGACAGCCAGTACCAGTACCAGCAGACCGAAAGCCTGGAAGCCAGCTCCCAGTCGCAATTGATCGACGCGGAAAAACAACTGTCGAGTGCCAAGATCGCCCTGGCCGTGTTGCTCGGCAAAGGCCCTGACCGTGGCAGCGAGTTGACCCGCCCCAACGTGCTCAAGCCTAGCGCCGTGGCCGTGCCTTCGGTGTTGCCTGCCGAACTGCTGGGTCGCCGCCCTGACCTGATCGCCGCCCGTTGGCGTGTCGAGGCCGCGAGCAAAAACGTGGCCGCGAGCAAGACCCGCTTCTACCCCAACCTCAACCTGAGCGCGAGCGCTGGGGCGGAGTCGTTGCTGGGGGATGCGATGTTCGGTTCGGCCAGCCGCTTCTTCAGTATTGCGCCGACCCTTTCGCTGCCGATCTTCGACGGCGGTCGCCTGCGTGCTGACCTCGATGCGCGCGACGCCGACTACGACCTGGCCGTGGCCCAGTACAACAAAACCCTGGTGCAAGCCCTGGGTGACATTGGCAACACCCTTGCTCAGTTGCGCGACACCGGTCGGCAGATCCAGGCCCAGCAACATGCCGCTGACATCGCCCAGCAGTCCTACGACACCGGCGTGCAGCGCTACAGCTCCGGCATCGGTAATTACCTGGATGTGCTCAGCATTGAGCAGCAATTGCTGCAGGCCCAGCGTCAGCTGGCGACCTTGAATGCCGCGCAGATCGATCTGTCGATTCAATTGATGCAAGCCCTGGGTGGCGGGTTCAACGCCGCAAATGTGGCAGCGGCCACCCCAGCAACGCGTACGGAATAATTTGAGGTATTAGTCATGGCCACTGCCGACAGCAACGCCGCAACAGAAAAAGACACCAACCCACGCAAGCGCAAGGTCATGCTGATTGGCCTGGCGCTGATCGTCATCCTCGGCGTCGTAGGCGTATGGGGCTGGTATGAGCTCTACGGGCGCTTCAGCGAAAGCACCGACGACGCCTACGTGAATGGCAACGTGGTGGAAATCACCCCGCTGGTCACCGGTACTGTGGTGAGCATCGGCGCCGACGATGGCGACCTGGTCCACGAAGGCCAGGTGCTGGTCAACTTCGACCCGAACGACGCGGCCGTCGGCCTGCAAAGTGCCCAGGCCAACCTGGCCCGCACCGTGCGCCAGGTGCGTGGTTTGTACAGCAACGTCGATGGCATGAAAGCCCAGGTATTGGCGCAACAAGCCAACGTGCAAAAGGCCCAGGACAACTACAACCGTCGTAAGAACCTTGCCGCCGGCGGCGCGATTTCCCAGGAAGAACTGTCCCACGCCCGTGACGACCTGACCTCGGCGCAAAACGCCCTGGCCAACGTGCAGCAGCAGTTCAAGACCAGCAGCGCGCTGGTGGATGACACCGTGATCTCGTCCCACCCGGACGTACAAGCCGCCGCAGCCCAATTGCGCCAGGCCTACCTGACCAATGCGCGCAGCACCTTGATCGCACCGGTCACCGGCTATGTGGCCAAACGCACCGTGCAGTTGGGCCAGCGCGTACAGCCAGGCACGGCCTTGATGGCCGTGATCCCGCTGGACCAGCTGTGGATCGACGCCAACTTCAAGGAAACCCAACTGCGCAATATGCGCATCGGCCAGCCGGTGGACATCGAGTCGGATATCTACGGCAGTGATGTCAAGTTCAGCGGCACCATCGACAGCCTTGGCGCCGGCACCGGCAGCGCGTTCGCCTTGCTGCCGGCGCAGAACGCCACCGGTAACTGGATCAAGATCGTGCAACGGGTACCGGTGCGCATCCACGTCAACGCCGACGAACTGGCCAAGCACCCACTGCGGGTAGGGCTGTCCACCGTGGTCAACGTTGACCTGCACGACCAGAGCGGCCCGGTGCTGGCGCAACAAGCGCCGCAAAAAGCCTCGTTCACCACCAGCGTGTATGACCGCCAATTGGCCGAAGCCGACGCCATGATCACCCAGTTGATCCATGACAACAGCCTCGCCGCTCCCAAGGCTGTGCAACGCTAATGAGCAATAACGCCTCCTTCACGCCACCCAGCCTGTTGATGGCCACTATTGGCCTGTCGCTGGCGACCTTTATGCAGGTGCTCGACACCACCATCGCCAACGTGGCGTTGCCGACCATTTCCGGCAACCTCGGCGTGAGTTCGGAGCAGGGCACCTGGGTGATCACCTCGTTTGCGGTGAGTAACGCTATCGCCTTGCCGCTGACCGGTTGGCTGAGCCGCCGGTTTGGCGAGGTGAAGCTGTTCCTGTGGGCGACCATCCTGTTCGTACTGGCCTCGTTCCTGTGCGGTATTTCCACGTCCATGCCCGAGCTGATCGGCTTTCGGGTGCTGCAAGGCTTGGTAGCGGGGCCGTTGTACCCGATGACCCAGACCTTGCTGATCGCGGTCTACCCACCCGCCAGGCGCGGCATGGCCCTGGCGTTATTGGCGATGGTCACGGTGGTCGCGCCCATTGCGGGGCCGATCCTCGGCGGCTGGATCACCGACAGCTACAGCTGGCCGTGGATCTTCTTCATCAACGTACCCATCGGCATTTTTGCGGTGATGGTGGTGCGTTCGCAGTTGAAGAAACGCCCGGTGGAAACCAGCTATCAGCCGATGGACTACGTCGGCCTGCTCAGCCTGATCGTCGGGGTGGGTGCCTTGCAGATCATCCTCGACAAGGGCAATGACCTGGACTGGTTCGAATCCAACTTCATCATCATTGGTGCGGCAATTTCGGTGATTGCCCTGGCGGTGTTCATTATCTGGGAACTTACCGACAAGCACCCGGTGGTCAACCTGCGGCTGTTTGCTTATCGCAATTTCCGCATCGGCACCATCGTGTTGATCCTGGGGTATGCGGGCTTCTTCGGCATCAACCTGATCTTGCCGCAGTGGCTGCAAACCCAGATGGGCTACACCGCCACCTGGGCCGGGCTGGCGGTAGCACCGATCGGTATCCTGCCGGTATTGATGTCGCCGTTCGTGGGCAAGTACGCGCACAAGTTCGACCTGCGCTTGCTGGCGGGCCTGGCGTTCCTAGCGATTGGCTTGAGCTGCTTCATGCGGGCCGGCTTCACCAATGAAGTGGACTTCCAGCATATCGCCTTGGTGCAGCTGTTCATGGGTATTGGCGTGGCGCTGTTCTTCATGCCCACCTTGACCATCCTGATGTCCGACCTGCCGCCGCACCAGATTGCCGACGGCGCTGGTTTGGCGACGTTCCTGAGGACCTTGGGCGGTAGCTTCGCGGCGTCCTTGACCACCTGGATCTGGATTCGCCGGGCTGACCAGCACCATGCGTACATGAGCGAGAACATGACCACCTACGACTCGGCGACTCGCGATGCGTTGCAGGCGCTGGGTGGGGCAGGGCACAAGGCCTACGCGCAACTCGACCAGATTCTCACCAGCCAGGCGTACATGATGTCCACCGTGGATTACTTCACGTTGCTGGGGTGGATGTTCATGGGGTTGATGTTGCTGGTGTGGTTGGCGAAGCCGCCGTTTACAGCGAAGGCGGGGCCAGCGGCTTCAGGCCACTGATCAACTAAGATTGAATGCAATCCCCTGTGGGAGCTGGCTTGCCGGCGATAGCATCACCTCGGTCTATCAGATGTACCGAGGTGTCCGCATCGCAGGCAAGCCAGCTCCCACATTTTGATCAGTGTTGAGACTGAGATTTAGGCGCCAGGCAACGCCAACTGCGGGTTCACAAAATCAAACGCCGCTAACTGAAACCCTTGCTCATCCACCTGCAACGCCCATCCTTGTTTGTCCCAGTCCCCCAGCACAATACGCTTGGCCGCTTGGTCGCCAATCTGCAGCTTATGAATGGCGGGGCGGTGGGTATGGCCGTGGACCAGAGTGCGCACGCCAAACTGTTGCATCACCCGTGGCACTTCCTCGGGTGTCACATCAACGATGTCGTTGGCCTTCATGCGCGTTTGCGCACGGCTCTCGCTGCGCAGCTTGCGCGCCAGTTTATGGCGGGTGCTGAGCGGCAGGTGTCGCAGGATAAACAGCACAATCGGGTTACGCAGGATGCGCCGCAGCTTCATATAGCCAACGTCGCGGGTGCATAGGCTGTCGCCGTGCATCAACAGCACGGGTTCACCTGCCAACTGCACGACACTCGGGTCCTTGAGCAAGGTGGCACCTGCAGCTTTGCAGAACGCCTTGCCGACCAGGAAATCGCGGTTGCCATGCATGATGAAAATCGGGGTGCCGCTGTCGCTCAGTTCGCGCAGGGCTGCGCAAATCGAACGCTGAAAGGGTGTCATCCCATCGTCGCCAATCCAGGCTTCAAAAAAGTCCCCCAGAATGTACAACGCCTGGGCGCCACGGGCGCGGCCGTGGAGCAGATCCAGAAACGCCCGGGTGATGTCCGGGCGCTCCTCTTCCAGATGCAAGTCTGAAATCAGCAATATCACCCAACGATCTCGGCTTTCTCGACGATAACGTCTTCTACCGGAACGTCCTGGTGGCCGGCTTTACCGGTGGTTTGCACGCCTTTGATCTTGTCGACGACGTCCTGGCCTTCGGTGACTTTACCGAATACCGCGTAGCCCCAGCCTTGTACGTTCTTGCCGCTGTGGTTCAGGAAGGCGTTGTCGGCGACGTTGATGAAGAACTGCGCGGAGGCCGAATGCGGCTCCATGGTACGGGCCATGGCGACGGTGTACTTGTCGTTGGAAAGGCCGTTGTCCGCTTCGTTCTGGATGCTTGGGCGCTTGTCTTTCTTTTCTTTCATGCCAGGCTCAAAACCGCCGCCCTGGACCATGAAGTTGCCGATGACACGGTGGAAAACGGTGTTTTCGTAGTGGCCGGCGTTCACGTACTCGATGAAGTTGGCGACGGTGATCGGCGCTTTCTCGGCGTTCAGCTCGATGACGATGTCACCGTGGTTGGTGGTCAGTTTGACTTGAGTCATGGTCGTTTCTCTTTCAAGG
The Pseudomonas poae DNA segment above includes these coding regions:
- the lpxH gene encoding UDP-2,3-diacylglucosamine diphosphatase, producing MILLISDLHLEEERPDITRAFLDLLHGRARGAQALYILGDFFEAWIGDDGMTPFQRSICAALRELSDSGTPIFIMHGNRDFLVGKAFCKAAGATLLKDPSVVQLAGEPVLLMHGDSLCTRDVGYMKLRRILRNPIVLFILRHLPLSTRHKLARKLRSESRAQTRMKANDIVDVTPEEVPRVMQQFGVRTLVHGHTHRPAIHKLQIGDQAAKRIVLGDWDKQGWALQVDEQGFQLAAFDFVNPQLALPGA
- a CDS encoding peptidyl-prolyl cis-trans isomerase, whose translation is MTQVKLTTNHGDIVIELNAEKAPITVANFIEYVNAGHYENTVFHRVIGNFMVQGGGFEPGMKEKKDKRPSIQNEADNGLSNDKYTVAMARTMEPHSASAQFFINVADNAFLNHSGKNVQGWGYAVFGKVTEGQDVVDKIKGVQTTGKAGHQDVPVEDVIVEKAEIVG
- a CDS encoding efflux transporter outer membrane subunit, translated to MNTRALSLVLVAMSMAGCANFSGLDTQGQRLDANTLQTGKSLSGVTLSQAAWPTADWWKSLGDPQLDGLIQEALQNSPDMQVASARAHQAEAAAFAADAARMPTLDASAGISRSRLAKDQDPLGQGDAYATVRNIGASFNYNFDLWGGQRAAWEAALGQARAAEVDQQAACLTLAANVAKAYSDLGQAHIVRDLASDDLKRTRQMLDLGKRRLSSGIDSQYQYQQTESLEASSQSQLIDAEKQLSSAKIALAVLLGKGPDRGSELTRPNVLKPSAVAVPSVLPAELLGRRPDLIAARWRVEAASKNVAASKTRFYPNLNLSASAGAESLLGDAMFGSASRFFSIAPTLSLPIFDGGRLRADLDARDADYDLAVAQYNKTLVQALGDIGNTLAQLRDTGRQIQAQQHAADIAQQSYDTGVQRYSSGIGNYLDVLSIEQQLLQAQRQLATLNAAQIDLSIQLMQALGGGFNAANVAAATPATRTE
- a CDS encoding DHA2 family efflux MFS transporter permease subunit, whose amino-acid sequence is MSNNASFTPPSLLMATIGLSLATFMQVLDTTIANVALPTISGNLGVSSEQGTWVITSFAVSNAIALPLTGWLSRRFGEVKLFLWATILFVLASFLCGISTSMPELIGFRVLQGLVAGPLYPMTQTLLIAVYPPARRGMALALLAMVTVVAPIAGPILGGWITDSYSWPWIFFINVPIGIFAVMVVRSQLKKRPVETSYQPMDYVGLLSLIVGVGALQIILDKGNDLDWFESNFIIIGAAISVIALAVFIIWELTDKHPVVNLRLFAYRNFRIGTIVLILGYAGFFGINLILPQWLQTQMGYTATWAGLAVAPIGILPVLMSPFVGKYAHKFDLRLLAGLAFLAIGLSCFMRAGFTNEVDFQHIALVQLFMGIGVALFFMPTLTILMSDLPPHQIADGAGLATFLRTLGGSFAASLTTWIWIRRADQHHAYMSENMTTYDSATRDALQALGGAGHKAYAQLDQILTSQAYMMSTVDYFTLLGWMFMGLMLLVWLAKPPFTAKAGPAASGH
- a CDS encoding HlyD family efflux transporter periplasmic adaptor subunit; its protein translation is MATADSNAATEKDTNPRKRKVMLIGLALIVILGVVGVWGWYELYGRFSESTDDAYVNGNVVEITPLVTGTVVSIGADDGDLVHEGQVLVNFDPNDAAVGLQSAQANLARTVRQVRGLYSNVDGMKAQVLAQQANVQKAQDNYNRRKNLAAGGAISQEELSHARDDLTSAQNALANVQQQFKTSSALVDDTVISSHPDVQAAAAQLRQAYLTNARSTLIAPVTGYVAKRTVQLGQRVQPGTALMAVIPLDQLWIDANFKETQLRNMRIGQPVDIESDIYGSDVKFSGTIDSLGAGTGSAFALLPAQNATGNWIKIVQRVPVRIHVNADELAKHPLRVGLSTVVNVDLHDQSGPVLAQQAPQKASFTTSVYDRQLAEADAMITQLIHDNSLAAPKAVQR